The Streptomyces luteogriseus genome includes a window with the following:
- a CDS encoding glycoside hydrolase family 43 protein: MASTAVHRPTAHPTAVRSPATGTRLTRAAAWVVGLLLVFAVVPAAVQPTAARADNPIVQHLYTADPAPLVHNGRVYLYTGHDEDGSTSSFVMKDWRVWSSADMVNWTDHGSPLSLATFSWASADAWAGQAVERGGKFYWYVPVTARATGRMAIGVAVSDSPTGPFRDALGHPLVENSEIDPTVFIDDDGQAYLYWGNPNLWYVRLNADMTSYAGSPVRIPLTTEGFGTRTDNPDRPTLYEEAPWVYKRNGLYYMVYAARCCAEFIAYSTAPSPTGPWTYRGTVMPAQGNSFTNHAGIVDFQGNSYFFYHNGALPGGGGFTRSVAVEKFSYNADGTIPTINMTNTGAPQLGALDPYVRQEAETIAWGSGIETEWSSDGGMNVGWIENGDYIKVKGAAFGPGPSSYTARVASATGGGTVELRLGSPSGTVVGRCSVPNTGRWQTWTTVTCPVSGVTGTQDLYLRFTGGSGYLFNMNWWQFTRAA; the protein is encoded by the coding sequence ATGGCCAGTACCGCCGTCCACAGGCCAACGGCTCACCCGACCGCAGTGAGATCACCCGCCACCGGTACGAGACTCACCCGGGCAGCCGCCTGGGTGGTGGGCCTCCTGCTGGTGTTCGCCGTCGTTCCCGCCGCGGTGCAGCCCACCGCGGCCAGGGCCGACAACCCGATCGTGCAGCACCTCTACACCGCCGACCCTGCCCCACTGGTGCACAACGGACGGGTCTACCTCTACACCGGGCACGACGAGGACGGCTCCACCTCCTCCTTCGTGATGAAGGACTGGCGGGTGTGGTCCTCCGCCGACATGGTCAACTGGACCGACCACGGCTCACCGCTCAGCCTGGCCACCTTCAGCTGGGCGTCCGCCGACGCGTGGGCGGGCCAGGCCGTCGAACGGGGCGGCAAGTTCTACTGGTACGTGCCGGTGACGGCCCGGGCGACCGGCCGGATGGCCATCGGCGTGGCCGTGTCGGACAGCCCCACCGGACCGTTCCGGGACGCCCTCGGCCACCCGCTGGTGGAGAACAGTGAGATCGACCCGACCGTCTTCATCGACGACGACGGTCAGGCCTACCTGTACTGGGGTAACCCGAACCTGTGGTATGTCAGGCTGAACGCGGACATGACGTCCTACGCAGGCAGCCCCGTCAGAATTCCGCTCACCACCGAGGGCTTCGGCACCCGCACCGACAACCCCGACCGTCCCACGCTGTATGAAGAAGCACCCTGGGTCTACAAGCGGAACGGCCTCTACTACATGGTGTATGCGGCCAGGTGCTGCGCGGAGTTCATCGCCTACTCCACGGCACCCAGCCCGACCGGGCCGTGGACCTACCGTGGAACAGTCATGCCCGCCCAGGGCAACAGCTTCACCAACCACGCGGGCATCGTGGACTTTCAGGGCAATTCGTATTTCTTCTATCACAACGGTGCCCTCCCGGGCGGCGGCGGCTTCACCCGCTCGGTCGCAGTGGAGAAGTTCTCCTACAACGCTGACGGAACGATCCCGACGATCAACATGACGAACACCGGTGCACCCCAGCTCGGTGCGCTTGACCCGTACGTACGCCAGGAGGCCGAGACGATCGCCTGGGGTTCCGGGATCGAGACCGAATGGTCCAGCGACGGCGGAATGAACGTCGGCTGGATCGAAAACGGCGACTACATCAAGGTCAAGGGCGCGGCCTTCGGGCCTGGCCCATCCTCCTACACTGCGCGCGTGGCCTCCGCCACCGGCGGCGGCACCGTCGAGCTGCGCCTGGGCAGTCCGAGCGGGACGGTCGTGGGCCGGTGCAGTGTGCCGAACACCGGCCGCTGGCAGACCTGGACCACGGTGACCTGCCCAGTGAGCGGCGTGACGGGAACCCAGGACCTCTACCTGAGGTTCACCGGCGGCAGCGGCTACCTGTTCAACATGAACTGGTGGCAGTTCACCCGCGCCGCGTAA
- a CDS encoding LPXTG cell wall anchor domain-containing protein, whose protein sequence is MAVLAASAGVGALAPGAGAAATVGISVDAGTSLGTVPSSGVGLNTGVGDEHMGDAKVTSLMKAAGVRQLRYPGGSGADDFHWKTHTMGNGGWIVPNTDFDRFMATAKKVGAQPILTANYGSGTPQEAADWVKYANVDKGYGVKYWEIGNEVYGNGHYGDGKGWETDNHADKSPKAYGKNLVAYSKAMKAVDPKVKIGAVLTTPGFWPDAEKAPGDTADWNNTVLSIAGSSIDFVIVHWYPGGKTTADLLNTPSQIAGARSSLRSLIAKYAGSNAASVEIAVTETDAVGSPALTSQAAALFAPDTYMTWFEQGATHVDWWNLHNGSGEAPTTVHGETDYQDGGILSAGTCAGGKCEPPRETPFPTYWGIRSLTALAKPGDTMVKSSSGNSSVAVHAVRSSNGGLNVMLINKSPKDAAQVSLSYAGFTPAAGAVTTVSYGKGDTSLTTAKRGTAVAQTLPPYSITTLQLKPASGTAVADRPTPASTPTAATPVVSAAGKIGSRAQGEIGAPVGQPTPSSTSGDLASTGASNTVVTYSALGGLLVIAAGGVLVLRGRRRRGLHGK, encoded by the coding sequence GTGGCGGTGCTCGCCGCCTCGGCCGGTGTCGGCGCCCTGGCGCCCGGCGCGGGCGCCGCGGCGACCGTCGGCATCAGTGTGGATGCCGGTACCTCCTTGGGCACGGTGCCCAGCAGTGGTGTCGGCCTCAACACGGGCGTCGGCGACGAGCACATGGGGGACGCCAAGGTGACATCGCTGATGAAGGCCGCGGGAGTTCGGCAGCTGCGCTATCCCGGCGGCTCCGGCGCGGACGACTTCCACTGGAAGACCCACACCATGGGCAACGGCGGCTGGATCGTACCCAACACCGACTTCGACCGCTTCATGGCCACCGCGAAGAAGGTCGGCGCCCAGCCGATCCTGACCGCGAACTACGGTTCCGGCACCCCCCAGGAGGCCGCCGACTGGGTCAAGTACGCCAACGTCGACAAGGGTTACGGCGTGAAGTACTGGGAGATCGGCAACGAGGTCTACGGCAACGGGCACTACGGCGACGGCAAGGGTTGGGAAACCGACAACCACGCTGACAAGAGCCCGAAGGCGTACGGGAAGAACCTCGTAGCCTACTCGAAGGCGATGAAGGCCGTGGACCCGAAGGTGAAGATCGGAGCGGTGCTCACCACCCCCGGCTTCTGGCCGGATGCGGAGAAGGCTCCCGGTGACACCGCCGACTGGAACAACACGGTGCTCTCCATCGCGGGAAGCTCGATCGACTTCGTCATCGTCCACTGGTATCCGGGCGGCAAAACCACGGCCGACCTGCTGAACACCCCTTCCCAGATCGCCGGTGCCAGGTCCTCGCTGCGCTCGCTGATCGCCAAGTACGCAGGCTCGAACGCCGCTTCGGTGGAGATCGCGGTCACCGAGACCGACGCCGTCGGCTCGCCCGCCTTGACCAGCCAGGCCGCGGCCCTGTTTGCGCCGGACACCTACATGACCTGGTTCGAGCAGGGTGCCACCCACGTGGACTGGTGGAACCTGCACAACGGCTCGGGCGAAGCACCCACCACCGTCCACGGCGAGACCGACTACCAGGACGGGGGCATTCTCTCCGCCGGAACCTGCGCCGGGGGGAAGTGCGAACCGCCGCGCGAGACGCCCTTCCCCACCTACTGGGGCATCCGCTCGCTGACCGCACTGGCGAAGCCTGGCGACACCATGGTCAAGTCGTCCTCGGGCAACTCGTCGGTTGCTGTGCACGCGGTGCGGAGCAGCAACGGCGGTCTGAACGTCATGCTGATCAACAAGAGCCCGAAGGACGCGGCGCAGGTGTCGCTCTCGTACGCCGGATTCACCCCGGCCGCAGGGGCGGTCACGACCGTTTCGTATGGCAAGGGAGACACCTCCCTGACGACGGCGAAGCGGGGCACGGCGGTCGCACAGACGCTGCCGCCGTACTCGATCACGACTCTTCAGCTGAAGCCCGCGTCGGGGACCGCCGTCGCTGACAGGCCGACGCCCGCCTCCACGCCGACCGCCGCTACGCCGGTTGTCTCCGCCGCCGGCAAGATCGGCAGCCGTGCGCAGGGGGAGATCGGCGCACCCGTCGGCCAGCCGACCCCGAGCAGCACGTCCGGCGACCTGGCCTCCACCGGGGCGAGCAACACTGTTGTCACGTACAGCGCCCTCGGTGGCCTGCTGGTCATCGCTGCCGGCGGCGTGCTGGTGCTTCGCGGACGTCGCCGCAGGGGTTTGCACGGGAAGTGA
- a CDS encoding alpha-N-arabinofuranosidase: MSTVTAIVDLDIEGPTISRHLYGHFAEHLGRCIYGGFWVGEDSTIPNEGGIRLDVVQALRALNIPNLRWPGGCFADEYHWKDGIGPRDRRPRMVNTHWGDVEENNHFGTHEFMALCELLGTEPYISGNVGSGTVQEMSEWVEYLTRDGDSPMARLRRANGRDQPWHVKFWGIGNETWGCGGNMRAEYSADLARQYATYCRDHGDNKLYRIASGAAGDDYKWTRTLMEQINCFGCVATPRTFFQAISVHHYTMTGTWESKGSATGFDTEGYYRTMASAQQIDRILTGHSTVMDIYDPGRKVGLVLDEWGTWWDVEPGTNPGFLFQQNTMRDALVASTHFDIFHKHAARLYMANIAQTVNVLQAMILTDGDALVVTPTYHVFEMNKGHQDATSLAVHLRTEDARRRVGDAELDTLSASASIKDGAVLISVSNLDAEEPVEVTLDLRGGAVGEPTARLLTADRLQVHNSPDSPEAVVPRPFDGVKPTGQGLVVTLPPHSFVTVQAPVARAH; the protein is encoded by the coding sequence ATGTCCACCGTTACCGCCATCGTCGACCTCGACATCGAGGGCCCGACGATCAGCCGACATCTCTACGGTCACTTTGCCGAGCACCTCGGCCGCTGCATCTACGGCGGCTTCTGGGTCGGGGAGGACTCGACGATCCCGAACGAGGGCGGCATCCGCCTTGACGTCGTCCAGGCGCTGCGTGCCCTGAACATCCCCAACCTCCGCTGGCCCGGCGGCTGTTTCGCCGACGAGTACCACTGGAAGGACGGCATCGGCCCCCGCGACCGGCGCCCCCGGATGGTCAACACCCACTGGGGCGACGTCGAGGAGAACAACCACTTCGGCACCCACGAGTTCATGGCGCTGTGTGAACTCCTGGGCACCGAGCCCTACATCAGCGGCAACGTCGGCTCCGGCACCGTGCAGGAGATGAGCGAGTGGGTCGAGTATCTGACCCGCGACGGCGACAGCCCCATGGCCAGGCTGCGCAGGGCCAACGGCCGCGACCAGCCGTGGCACGTGAAGTTCTGGGGCATCGGCAACGAGACGTGGGGCTGTGGCGGCAACATGCGCGCCGAGTACTCCGCAGATCTGGCCCGGCAGTACGCCACGTACTGCCGCGACCACGGCGACAACAAGCTGTACCGCATCGCCTCGGGCGCGGCCGGCGACGACTACAAATGGACGCGCACTCTGATGGAGCAGATCAACTGCTTCGGCTGCGTGGCCACACCGCGCACGTTCTTCCAGGCCATATCCGTGCACCACTACACGATGACCGGCACCTGGGAGTCGAAGGGCAGCGCCACCGGCTTCGACACCGAGGGCTACTACCGCACCATGGCCTCGGCACAGCAGATCGACCGTATCCTCACCGGTCACTCCACCGTCATGGACATCTACGACCCGGGCCGGAAGGTCGGCCTGGTCCTGGACGAGTGGGGCACCTGGTGGGACGTGGAACCGGGTACCAACCCGGGCTTCCTGTTCCAGCAGAACACCATGCGCGACGCGCTGGTGGCCAGCACCCACTTCGACATCTTCCACAAGCACGCGGCACGCCTGTACATGGCGAACATCGCGCAGACCGTCAACGTCCTGCAGGCCATGATCCTCACCGACGGCGACGCGCTGGTCGTCACCCCCACCTACCACGTCTTCGAGATGAACAAGGGCCACCAGGACGCCACCTCACTCGCCGTGCACCTGCGCACCGAGGACGCCCGGCGCCGGGTGGGGGATGCCGAGCTCGACACGCTGTCCGCCTCGGCCAGCATCAAGGACGGCGCGGTGCTGATTTCAGTGTCCAATCTGGACGCCGAGGAACCGGTCGAGGTGACACTCGACCTGCGCGGAGGAGCGGTCGGCGAGCCGACCGCTCGTCTGCTGACCGCGGACAGACTCCAGGTCCACAACTCCCCGGACTCGCCCGAGGCGGTGGTTCCGCGCCCGTTCGACGGCGTGAAGCCAACAGGTCAGGGGCTCGTTGTGACGCTGCCTCCCCACTCGTTCGTCACCGTCCAGGCCCCCGTGGCCCGCGCGCACTGA
- a CDS encoding sialidase family protein translates to MSPTPHLSRRGLLAAGAASAALPLLAPSVASARPVGEVRRAPYTFRNAEIVGGGFVTGIVFNQREPGLVYARTDIGGAYRIDTASRRWLPLTDWIGWDEYGHTGIISIATDEVDPDRLYLAAGTYTLPDWDPTMGAILRSTDRGRTWQTTPLPFRLGGNMPGRGIGERLVIDPNRNRILYLGVRGGHGLWRSTDHGKTFAKVTSFPNPGNFVIDPSDPDGYNGDNQGVLQVVFDKRTGRAGRATRTLYVTVADTDNILYRSTDAGATWERVPGQPTGFIPHHAVFDHVGGYLYLATSNTAGPYDGSKGDVWKLDTATDTWTRISPVPSTSDDDQYGYSGLTIDRQNPDTLMVSTQIKWWPDCILFRSTDGGASWTRAWDMDTNSERTLRYDIDISAAPWLTWNGSPSLPEIAPKLGWMMESVQIDPFDSGHFMYGTGATIYGADNLTDWDSGGTVHISVRAQGLEETSIGCVISPPAGPAHLFSGVGDVGGFRHTDLNKATKMYDNPTFGATPALDYAELAPHTIVRVGNPTSGWTQHFGISTDSGDTWTPSRSEPSGVTGPGVDDQAVAISADGRRIVWSPAGAPASWSDDHGATWTASEGLPAGVSVCSDRVNPAKFYAYGSGVFYLSTDGGTSFKATAATGLPTAGNVRFKAVPGQEGDIWLAGGTTKPTTPTPYGLWRSTDSGASFTRFEAVDEGDVVGFGKAAPGATYPAVYTSSKIDGVRGIFRSDDAGRTWIRINDDRHQYAWTGNTITGDPRIYGRVYFGTNGRGVMYGDPK, encoded by the coding sequence ATGTCCCCTACGCCGCACCTCTCCAGACGAGGACTGCTGGCCGCCGGCGCGGCCTCGGCCGCACTCCCCCTGCTCGCCCCCTCCGTCGCATCCGCCCGCCCGGTCGGCGAGGTCCGACGCGCCCCCTACACGTTCCGCAACGCCGAGATAGTCGGCGGCGGCTTCGTCACCGGCATCGTCTTCAACCAGCGCGAACCCGGACTGGTGTACGCCCGCACCGACATCGGCGGCGCCTACCGCATCGACACGGCGTCCCGGCGGTGGCTCCCCCTCACCGACTGGATCGGCTGGGACGAGTACGGACACACCGGCATCATCAGCATCGCCACCGACGAGGTCGACCCAGACCGCCTCTACCTGGCGGCGGGCACCTACACTCTTCCCGACTGGGACCCGACCATGGGGGCGATCCTGCGGTCGACCGACCGCGGCCGCACCTGGCAGACCACGCCCCTGCCGTTCCGGCTGGGCGGCAACATGCCCGGCCGGGGCATCGGCGAGCGGCTGGTGATCGACCCCAATCGCAACAGGATCCTCTACCTGGGAGTGCGCGGGGGCCACGGGCTGTGGCGCAGCACCGACCACGGCAAGACGTTCGCGAAGGTGACCAGCTTCCCCAACCCGGGCAACTTCGTCATCGACCCCTCCGACCCCGACGGCTACAACGGCGACAACCAGGGTGTGCTGCAAGTCGTCTTCGACAAGCGCACCGGCAGAGCGGGTAGGGCCACCCGGACCCTCTACGTCACCGTCGCCGACACCGACAACATCCTGTACCGGTCCACCGACGCGGGAGCGACCTGGGAACGCGTCCCCGGGCAGCCCACCGGCTTCATCCCGCACCACGCGGTCTTCGACCACGTCGGCGGCTACCTGTACCTGGCGACCAGCAACACCGCCGGCCCCTACGACGGGTCCAAGGGCGACGTGTGGAAGCTGGACACCGCCACCGACACCTGGACCCGCATCAGCCCGGTTCCCTCCACCAGCGACGACGACCAGTACGGTTACAGCGGCCTGACCATCGACCGGCAGAACCCGGACACCCTGATGGTGTCCACCCAGATCAAGTGGTGGCCCGACTGCATCCTGTTCCGCTCCACCGACGGCGGTGCGAGCTGGACCCGCGCGTGGGACATGGACACGAACTCCGAGCGCACCCTGCGCTACGACATCGACATCTCCGCCGCCCCCTGGCTGACCTGGAACGGCTCGCCGTCGCTTCCCGAGATCGCACCGAAGCTGGGCTGGATGATGGAGTCCGTCCAGATCGACCCCTTCGACTCCGGTCACTTCATGTACGGAACCGGCGCGACGATCTACGGCGCGGACAACCTGACCGACTGGGACAGCGGCGGCACGGTGCACATCTCCGTGCGGGCCCAGGGCCTGGAGGAGACCTCGATCGGCTGCGTGATCAGCCCGCCCGCCGGTCCGGCGCACCTCTTCTCGGGCGTGGGCGACGTCGGCGGCTTCCGGCACACGGATCTGAACAAGGCCACGAAGATGTACGACAATCCGACCTTCGGCGCCACCCCTGCCCTGGACTACGCAGAGCTGGCGCCCCACACCATCGTGCGGGTCGGCAACCCCACCAGCGGCTGGACCCAGCACTTCGGCATCTCCACAGACAGCGGCGACACCTGGACGCCCTCGCGCAGTGAGCCGTCCGGCGTCACCGGACCCGGGGTCGACGACCAGGCCGTCGCCATCAGCGCCGACGGCAGGCGGATCGTCTGGTCACCGGCGGGAGCTCCGGCCAGCTGGTCCGACGACCACGGAGCCACCTGGACGGCGTCGGAGGGGCTGCCGGCCGGGGTTTCGGTGTGCTCCGACCGGGTGAACCCCGCGAAGTTCTACGCCTACGGCTCCGGCGTCTTCTACCTCAGCACGGACGGCGGCACGAGCTTCAAAGCCACGGCGGCTACCGGTCTGCCCACTGCGGGGAACGTCCGGTTCAAGGCGGTACCGGGCCAGGAGGGCGACATCTGGCTGGCCGGTGGCACCACCAAGCCCACCACCCCCACGCCGTACGGGCTGTGGCGGTCGACCGACTCCGGAGCGTCCTTCACCAGGTTCGAGGCGGTGGACGAGGGCGACGTCGTCGGATTCGGCAAGGCCGCACCCGGCGCCACGTATCCCGCCGTCTACACCAGCTCCAAGATCGACGGCGTGCGCGGCATCTTCCGGTCCGACGACGCGGGCCGGACCTGGATCCGTATCAACGACGACCGCCACCAGTACGCCTGGACGGGCAACACCATCACCGGAGACCCCCGGATCTACGGCCGCGTCTACTTCGGGACCAACGGACGGGGAGTCATGTACGGCGACCCGAAGTGA
- a CDS encoding alpha-galactosidase, whose product MIDTRVLLDWGHDALRLIIDADQDGRPRLRHLGAPDTVPRPAGSRESLPLVEAVVGAQGPDSSSRRLVDSVGARLRYLSHDARRDGDWHQLTVRLHDPETDLAADVVYRSPDGIPVLRAHVELRNGGSNPLDLESVTSLVLGVLTTDPAQLVTADLLWAENDWMDEHRWQRCPLRQVVPHINGRVHQPYRKGAFTIAGKGSCSSGGHLPMGALSDRGTGRTWLWQLETNGGGWQWECGENMDTGFLSLSGPTNVRHGWSHRLEPGASFTTVPVALALTEAGGIDGAFAALTRYRRAIRRPHPDHQHLPVIFNDYMNCLMGDPTTARLLPHIDAAAEAGAEYFVIDAGWYDDGDGGWWTTVGAWEPAPSRFPGEGGLGEVMDRIRERGMVPGLWLEPEVVGVESPVATALPDAAFFRRHGARVNANGRYHLDLRHPAARAHLDSVVDRLVDGLGIGYFKLDYNVDAGSGTSSHPGEAPADGLLGHNRAFLDWLDGVLDRHPGLVLESCASGGKRADHALLSRVQLHSTSDQQNLELYAPIAAAAPTAVTPEQGAVWAYPLPDDSLDEVAFTMASALLGRIHLSGLLPELAPEALALAHEAVAVHKTIRGDLAAAVPAWPLGLPGWYDPWVALALHTPDTTYVTVWRRPGDDSDESAVLPFPTLRGAWVGLDVLYPSTTKAQATWDPEAATLDVSLPSAPSAVLLRLSTRPE is encoded by the coding sequence ATGATCGACACCCGCGTTCTCCTCGACTGGGGCCACGACGCCCTGCGCCTGATCATCGACGCCGACCAGGACGGCCGTCCGCGACTCCGCCACCTCGGCGCCCCCGACACCGTGCCCAGGCCGGCCGGTTCGAGGGAGTCGCTGCCGCTGGTCGAGGCCGTCGTGGGCGCCCAGGGCCCGGACTCGTCGAGCCGGCGCCTGGTCGACAGTGTCGGCGCACGGCTGCGCTACCTCAGCCACGACGCCCGGCGCGACGGGGACTGGCACCAGCTGACCGTCCGCCTGCACGACCCCGAGACGGACCTCGCCGCTGACGTGGTCTACCGCTCGCCCGACGGCATCCCGGTCCTGCGTGCACACGTGGAGCTGCGCAACGGGGGCAGCAACCCGCTCGACCTGGAGTCGGTCACCTCCCTCGTCCTCGGCGTCCTCACCACGGACCCGGCGCAGTTGGTGACCGCGGACCTGCTGTGGGCGGAGAACGATTGGATGGACGAGCACCGCTGGCAGCGGTGCCCGTTGCGCCAGGTCGTCCCGCACATCAACGGCCGCGTCCACCAGCCCTACCGCAAGGGGGCCTTCACCATCGCCGGGAAGGGGTCCTGCTCCAGCGGCGGTCACCTGCCGATGGGCGCGCTGAGCGACCGCGGGACGGGGCGGACCTGGCTGTGGCAGCTGGAGACCAACGGCGGCGGCTGGCAGTGGGAGTGCGGGGAGAACATGGACACGGGATTCCTGTCCCTGTCCGGTCCCACCAACGTCCGGCACGGCTGGTCGCACCGTCTTGAGCCGGGGGCGAGTTTCACGACCGTACCCGTGGCCCTCGCCCTCACCGAGGCCGGCGGCATCGACGGGGCGTTCGCCGCGCTCACCCGATACCGGCGGGCGATCCGCCGCCCGCACCCCGACCACCAGCACCTTCCCGTCATCTTCAACGACTACATGAACTGCCTGATGGGCGACCCGACCACAGCCCGCCTGCTGCCGCACATCGACGCCGCCGCCGAGGCGGGCGCCGAGTATTTCGTCATCGACGCCGGCTGGTACGACGACGGGGACGGCGGCTGGTGGACCACCGTCGGCGCGTGGGAGCCCGCCCCCTCCCGCTTTCCCGGCGAGGGCGGCCTGGGGGAGGTCATGGATCGGATACGGGAGCGCGGCATGGTGCCGGGACTGTGGCTGGAGCCGGAAGTGGTGGGGGTGGAAAGCCCGGTCGCCACCGCCCTGCCCGACGCGGCGTTCTTCCGCCGCCACGGCGCCCGCGTAAACGCGAACGGCCGCTACCACCTCGACCTGCGCCACCCCGCCGCCCGCGCCCACCTGGACTCGGTGGTGGACCGGCTCGTCGACGGCCTGGGCATCGGCTACTTCAAACTCGACTACAACGTGGACGCGGGTTCCGGCACCAGCAGTCACCCCGGTGAGGCCCCGGCGGACGGCCTGCTCGGCCACAACCGCGCCTTCCTCGACTGGCTGGACGGCGTGTTGGACCGCCACCCGGGCCTCGTCCTGGAGAGCTGCGCCTCCGGCGGCAAGCGCGCCGATCACGCCCTTCTCTCGCGCGTCCAGCTGCACTCCACCAGCGACCAGCAGAACCTGGAGTTGTACGCCCCGATCGCGGCGGCCGCACCCACCGCGGTCACGCCGGAACAAGGGGCGGTGTGGGCCTACCCGCTGCCCGACGACTCCCTCGACGAGGTCGCCTTCACCATGGCCAGCGCCCTCCTCGGCCGCATCCACCTCTCCGGCCTCCTCCCCGAACTCGCCCCCGAAGCCCTCGCGTTGGCGCACGAGGCGGTCGCCGTCCACAAGACGATCCGCGGTGACCTGGCCGCCGCTGTCCCCGCCTGGCCGCTGGGCCTCCCCGGCTGGTACGACCCGTGGGTCGCCCTGGCTCTGCACACACCCGACACCACGTACGTCACCGTGTGGCGCCGTCCCGGTGACGACTCCGACGAGTCGGCCGTTCTCCCGTTCCCAACCCTTCGCGGCGCCTGGGTCGGCCTCGACGTGCTGTACCCCTCCACCACCAAGGCGCAAGCCACGTGGGACCCGGAGGCCGCGACGCTCGACGTCTCCCTCCCGTCGGCCCCTTCGGCGGTGCTGCTCCGTCTCTCCACCCGCCCGGAGTGA
- a CDS encoding pirin family protein yields MSNLEREAAPSLCGGRGFVVAEPVRELLSPRRVKLGESSEVRRLLPNLGRRMVGAWCFVDHYGPDDIADEPGMQVPPHPHMGLQTVSWLHEGEVLHRDSTGSLQTIRPRELGLMTSGRAISHSEESPRSHARFLHGAQLWVALPDSHRHTDPRFEHHADLPVVTAPGVTATLILGDLDGATSPGTAYTPIVGADLALTRGTDVRLPLEPDFEYAVLSMSGEAHVDGVPVLPGSMLYLGCGRSELPLRAESDAGLMLLGGEPFDEELIMFWNWIGRTQGEIEQARRDWMEGSRFGEVKGYDGAPLPAPELPPVPLKPRGRVR; encoded by the coding sequence ATGAGCAATCTTGAGCGCGAGGCGGCTCCCTCCCTGTGCGGTGGCCGTGGCTTCGTGGTGGCGGAGCCGGTGCGCGAACTTCTCAGCCCTCGCCGGGTGAAGCTGGGTGAGTCCAGCGAGGTCCGACGGCTGCTGCCCAACCTCGGCCGCCGCATGGTCGGAGCATGGTGCTTCGTCGACCACTACGGCCCCGACGACATCGCCGACGAGCCCGGCATGCAGGTGCCGCCGCACCCCCATATGGGTCTGCAGACCGTGAGCTGGCTGCACGAGGGGGAGGTGCTGCACCGCGACTCCACCGGCAGCCTCCAGACGATCCGCCCGCGCGAACTCGGCCTGATGACCTCCGGCCGGGCCATCAGCCACTCGGAGGAGAGCCCGCGCTCGCACGCCCGCTTCCTGCACGGCGCGCAGCTGTGGGTCGCGCTCCCCGACAGCCACCGCCACACCGACCCGCGCTTCGAGCACCACGCCGACCTGCCGGTCGTCACGGCACCCGGCGTCACGGCGACCCTGATCCTCGGCGACCTCGACGGCGCGACGTCACCCGGCACGGCCTACACCCCGATCGTCGGCGCCGACCTCGCCCTGACCCGAGGCACGGACGTACGGCTTCCCCTGGAGCCGGACTTCGAGTACGCCGTGCTGTCCATGTCGGGCGAGGCCCACGTCGACGGCGTCCCCGTCCTCCCCGGCTCGATGCTCTACCTCGGCTGCGGCCGCAGCGAACTCCCCCTGCGGGCGGAGTCGGACGCGGGCCTGATGCTCCTGGGCGGCGAACCGTTCGACGAGGAACTGATCATGTTCTGGAACTGGATCGGACGGACGCAGGGGGAGATCGAGCAGGCGCGGCGGGACTGGATGGAGGGCTCCCGGTTCGGGGAAGTGAAGGGGTACGACGGGGCGCCACTGCCCGCACCGGAACTGCCGCCGGTGCCGTTGAAACCGCGGGGAAGGGTCCGCTGA
- a CDS encoding relaxase domain-containing protein codes for MSGRCPDTEPDIGCPKKAVHERAIERVLQWIEDEVAVIRYGKDGLYRVRPPGGLVAARFRHYEARSGMPLLHDHLLLSVNGAAPGREVGARSTPCITRTPWPPQRSTTSSWPLRSARRGGRRPGAHATGGWRCCRAVSHSRGLTSRANPCGDVREAPARRRQR; via the coding sequence ATGTCCGGCCGGTGCCCTGACACAGAGCCAGACATTGGATGTCCCAAGAAGGCCGTGCACGAGCGGGCGATCGAGCGGGTGCTGCAGTGGATCGAGGACGAGGTGGCGGTGATCCGGTACGGCAAGGACGGCCTCTACCGGGTGCGGCCGCCCGGCGGTCTGGTCGCCGCGCGCTTCCGCCACTACGAGGCGCGCTCCGGTATGCCGCTGCTCCATGACCATCTGCTGCTGTCCGTGAATGGGGCAGCGCCTGGACGGGAAGTGGGGGCTCGATCCACACCCTGCATCACGAGAACACCGTGGCCGCCTCAGCGCTCTACAACGAGCTCGTGGCCGCTGAGGTCTGCGAGGCGCGGAGGCCGACGGCCCGGCGCACACGCCACGGGTGGGTGGCGTTGCTGCCGGGCCGTCAGTCACTCACGCGGTCTCACTTCCCGTGCAAACCCCTGCGGCGACGTCCGCGAAGCACCAGCACGCCGCCGGCAGCGATGA